The segment GAAGATGTCGATGAAAGCAGCGAAGTTAGAATTCCTAACTTCCATGCTCTGGAAAGAAGCGGCCAATTTACTGCAGCTCAGCTTGAACTGCTTAATTATGTTGCTGATCTTCTCGAATCGGTGGACATCACGCTGCTCTTTGCACTGGTAATGGGAGATGACCAAGAACGTGGCTCTCTCGAACAGCAGAACTTCATCGGCCTCAATAATCTGGGCAAAATTCCTGAGATTCATCTCCAGCTGCTGGACATTTGGAATCAGCTGATAGACAATACTGGACCAGGCTTTGTAGAGCGTTTCATCCCAGATGGATGTTCGAAAACAAGCACACTCCAGCGGGCGAGACAAACGCCTCAGGTCTTCCTCTCGCTCTTTAAAAATCAGGTCACGctgatcttcctgaaccagatcCATCTTGTGCACCAAGCAGAAGATTTTGGCATCAGGAGAGTTCTGGAGGATGGCCTCCAGACACGACTGGTAATAATGCATGTCCTTTTCCAGTTCGCGGCTCTCCACGTCGAACACATAAATCAGAACCTCGACATTACGGAAGATGTTGTCTCGCTGGCTGGTGAAGTAATTTTCCATGAAGGTGTCCTGACCGCCACAGTCCCACAGATTCAGCACTAGGTTACCCAGGAATCGGACGTGGGAGTGCTCCACATCAATGGTGGCACCCAGGCGCCGGGTGTCGCGAGCGATGTAATTGGCAAAGATAATAGACCTCATGCTGGTCTTCCCCGACCCGCTCTTCCCCATTAACAGCACCTTTTTCTTCATGGCTGTATTTGGCATCACCCGCCGGAGCCGCCGCGGACTGGGCCTCTGGGCGCGGCCTAACTGCAGCGCAgacggagggagggaggagccggGGATTTCGGGGGCTCAGCCGGCTGGGCCGCGCGCCTCTGTACAGCTGGGGAAGCCGAAGGGGCGAGCTCGGCGCTGGGAAAGGCCGCGTCCGGTGAGTTCTTTCCCTGGGGAGAGCGCCACGGGGCGGACGGCTGCAGCAGCTCCGAAGAAACGAGCGCCGTCCGGGGAGAGAAGTCTCTGAGCCTCCGCAGCCACCCACTTCCGGCGGCGATCTCGCGAGAACCCGCGCTCTCCAGCGTCGCTGCCGGAAGAGCTTTGAAAAACCGCTCtattaattattataatagaTAATTAATTATCTATAAATTATTAAAACCACCCGAAGGAGAGATTGGGAGGGGAACACAGGACTCGAGTGTTCTGTTCTCCTATTTAAACTGAGCTTACGGTCGCAAAATTGTACGTGCGTGGGCAGTTGGGAGAATTGCTGCCACCTCGTGGCCGAAAAAACACAGCACACCACTATGGGCGGTGTACTTTTGGGTGGTTTTAACctcctggcaacccactccagtactcttgcctggaaaatcccatggacagaggagtctggtaggctatagtccatggggtcgcaaagagtcggacacgactgagcaactttactaacctcccctggagtag is part of the Bubalus kerabau isolate K-KA32 ecotype Philippines breed swamp buffalo chromosome 4, PCC_UOA_SB_1v2, whole genome shotgun sequence genome and harbors:
- the RRAGA gene encoding ras-related GTP-binding protein A — translated: MPNTAMKKKVLLMGKSGSGKTSMRSIIFANYIARDTRRLGATIDVEHSHVRFLGNLVLNLWDCGGQDTFMENYFTSQRDNIFRNVEVLIYVFDVESRELEKDMHYYQSCLEAILQNSPDAKIFCLVHKMDLVQEDQRDLIFKEREEDLRRLSRPLECACFRTSIWDETLYKAWSSIVYQLIPNVQQLEMNLRNFAQIIEADEVLLFERATFLVISHYQCKEQRDVHRFEKISNIIKQFKLSCSKLAASFQSMEVRNSNFAAFIDIFTSNTYVMVVMSDPSIPSAATLINIRNARKHFEKLERVDGPKHSLLMR